From one Nocardioides yefusunii genomic stretch:
- the lysS gene encoding lysine--tRNA ligase produces MSAPDANPAESTPTEAPAQEATEGKRRGRGKGKGDGPVVDWVSRAADDAIRHAAARVGEGFDEKVDLVTVASGASPSGPVHLGNLREFLTTHFVADELRRRGVAVRHLHSWDDYDRYRKVPAGVPAEWAEHIGKPLTAVPDPQGCHTSWAEHYKAPLRAALEELGVEMVELSQTEQYQSGLYREEVLHAIKNRRAMDAVLDRYRTKAKPEPIVDAEGNLVLDEDGNKTYPAPVDPLTLPEDLSRFPYKPYCRGCGRDTVDVTSFDDDSLDLAYTCRECGESHVTNVGTQDEGKLVWKIDWPMRWAFEGVDFEPGGADHATPGSSYTVGKDIVTFYDAVAPAFVAYGFVGFAGMQKMSSSSGGVPTATDALRVLEPSILRWLYVRRAPKQTFDIDFGPEVVRLYDEWDSLTKKAADPAKRDVAVLAHERASATANGPLATAKVLAPFRALSSVADVTAGSADLISQVVANVGFPHDDVTDLQPRLAKAMQWTAEFVPAEERTTVRETADAERLAALSDEEKQWVSLLLEHLPTELDTEVATTVVYGVPKLAAGLALEDKPTDEVKAAQKAWFTLLYNLLVDADRGPRLPTLVVALGAEKIRSLLTA; encoded by the coding sequence GTGTCTGCTCCCGACGCAAACCCCGCCGAGTCCACCCCCACCGAGGCTCCCGCCCAGGAAGCGACCGAGGGCAAGCGCCGCGGCCGCGGGAAGGGCAAGGGTGACGGCCCCGTCGTCGACTGGGTCTCCCGTGCCGCCGACGACGCGATCCGTCACGCCGCCGCCCGCGTCGGCGAGGGCTTCGACGAGAAGGTCGACCTCGTCACCGTCGCCTCCGGCGCGTCCCCGTCGGGCCCGGTCCACCTGGGCAACCTGCGTGAGTTCCTCACCACCCACTTCGTCGCCGACGAGCTGCGTCGCCGCGGTGTCGCCGTGCGCCACCTGCACTCCTGGGACGACTACGACCGCTACCGCAAGGTCCCCGCGGGCGTCCCGGCCGAGTGGGCCGAGCACATCGGCAAGCCGCTGACCGCCGTCCCGGACCCGCAGGGCTGCCACACCTCCTGGGCCGAGCACTACAAGGCCCCGCTCCGCGCAGCTCTGGAGGAGCTTGGCGTCGAGATGGTCGAGCTGTCCCAGACCGAGCAGTACCAGTCGGGCCTCTACCGCGAGGAGGTCCTGCACGCGATCAAGAACCGTCGTGCGATGGACGCCGTCCTCGACCGCTACCGCACCAAGGCCAAGCCCGAGCCGATCGTCGACGCCGAGGGCAACCTCGTCCTCGACGAGGACGGCAACAAGACCTACCCGGCGCCGGTCGACCCGCTGACCCTGCCCGAAGACCTCTCCCGCTTCCCCTACAAGCCCTACTGCCGTGGCTGTGGCCGCGACACCGTCGACGTCACGTCCTTCGACGACGACTCCCTCGACCTGGCCTACACCTGCCGCGAGTGCGGCGAGTCCCACGTGACCAACGTCGGCACGCAGGACGAGGGCAAGCTCGTCTGGAAGATCGACTGGCCGATGCGTTGGGCCTTCGAGGGCGTCGACTTCGAGCCCGGCGGCGCCGACCACGCGACCCCCGGCTCGTCGTACACCGTCGGCAAGGACATCGTGACCTTCTACGACGCCGTCGCCCCGGCATTCGTGGCCTACGGGTTCGTCGGCTTCGCCGGCATGCAGAAGATGTCTTCGTCCTCGGGCGGCGTGCCCACCGCGACCGACGCCCTGCGTGTCCTCGAGCCCTCGATCCTGCGTTGGCTGTACGTGCGTCGCGCACCGAAGCAGACCTTCGACATCGACTTCGGTCCCGAGGTCGTGCGTCTGTACGACGAGTGGGACTCCCTCACCAAGAAGGCCGCCGACCCGGCCAAGCGCGACGTCGCGGTGCTCGCCCACGAGCGTGCCTCCGCGACCGCCAACGGCCCGCTGGCCACCGCGAAGGTGCTGGCCCCGTTCCGCGCGCTCAGCTCGGTCGCCGACGTCACCGCCGGTTCCGCCGACCTGATCTCGCAGGTCGTGGCCAACGTCGGTTTCCCGCACGACGACGTCACCGACCTCCAGCCGCGTCTGGCCAAGGCCATGCAGTGGACCGCCGAGTTCGTCCCGGCCGAGGAGCGCACCACGGTGCGCGAGACCGCCGACGCCGAGCGTCTGGCTGCGCTCTCCGACGAGGAGAAGCAGTGGGTCTCCCTGCTGCTCGAGCACCTGCCCACCGAGCTCGACACCGAGGTGGCCACCACGGTCGTCTACGGCGTCCCGAAGCTCGCGGCCGGTCTCGCCCTGGAGGACAAGCCGACCGACGAGGTGAAGGCAGCCCAGAAGGCCTGGTTCACCCTGCTCTACAACCTGCTCGTGGACGCCGACCGCGGCCCGCGTCTGCCCACGCTCGTCGTGGCTCTGGGTGCGGAGAAGATCCGCAGCCTGCTCACCGCCTGA
- a CDS encoding DNA-binding response regulator, with product MDSQRHAPSSAFTPHQQRLLRRLWANHGKPLSRVAEEFGSTREGVLAEMGDIFDIGLVELDDADCIQMVPPREALAELMVTQTRIMETTMARLNRMGSLVVALGEEGESRRNVAEADRDATTPVVDVEIVQGKPPSQVLMQWINEGHGTLRFLRPEQWRLPTEPVTAAAFREALASGVDVRAIYPVRALHLARSVLEEHRASGEDMRLLPEVPLQMAIVGTGHAMVVSGLGGDELHTVIIREPLIVRVLVAYFDSLWDQAASLPGGDEVGDRSEERRLLLTQLARGARDEQIARSLGLGLRTVRRRVADLMLELGVETRFQAGVEAVRRGWL from the coding sequence ATGGACTCCCAGCGTCACGCTCCGTCGAGTGCGTTCACGCCGCACCAGCAACGACTCCTGCGCCGCCTGTGGGCCAACCACGGCAAGCCGCTCTCCCGGGTGGCGGAGGAGTTCGGCAGCACCCGCGAGGGCGTCCTCGCCGAGATGGGCGACATCTTCGACATCGGACTGGTCGAGCTCGACGACGCCGACTGCATCCAGATGGTGCCGCCGCGCGAAGCGCTCGCGGAGTTGATGGTCACGCAGACGCGGATCATGGAGACGACCATGGCCCGCCTCAACCGCATGGGCAGCCTCGTCGTCGCGCTGGGGGAGGAAGGCGAGAGCAGGCGCAACGTCGCCGAGGCCGACCGTGACGCGACGACGCCGGTGGTCGACGTCGAGATCGTCCAGGGCAAGCCTCCGAGCCAGGTCCTCATGCAGTGGATCAACGAGGGGCACGGCACCCTCCGCTTCCTGCGTCCCGAGCAGTGGCGTCTCCCCACCGAACCGGTGACCGCAGCCGCGTTCCGCGAAGCTCTCGCCTCCGGTGTCGACGTGCGCGCCATCTACCCGGTCCGCGCCCTGCACCTGGCTCGGTCCGTGCTGGAGGAGCACCGCGCCAGTGGCGAGGACATGCGACTCCTGCCCGAGGTCCCTCTCCAGATGGCGATCGTCGGCACCGGTCACGCGATGGTCGTCTCGGGTCTGGGAGGCGACGAACTGCACACCGTCATCATTCGAGAGCCCCTGATCGTGCGCGTCCTGGTGGCCTACTTCGACTCCCTGTGGGACCAGGCCGCGAGCCTTCCCGGGGGCGACGAGGTGGGGGACCGCAGTGAGGAGCGACGCCTGCTGCTCACCCAGCTCGCCCGCGGCGCCCGTGACGAGCAGATCGCGAGGTCGTTGGGGCTGGGGCTGCGCACGGTGCGTCGTCGGGTCGCCGACCTGATGCTCGAGCTCGGTGTCGAGACCCGCTTCCAGGCCGGCGTCGAGGCGGTCCGTCGCGGCTGGCTCTGA
- the fbaA gene encoding class II fructose-bisphosphate aldolase yields the protein MPIATPERYAEMLDAAKSKSFAYPAINVSSSQTLNAALQGFAEAGSDGIIQISTGGAEYLSGPSVKNMVSGSAAFAAYAAEVAKNYPVNIALHTDHCPKDKLDGFVRPLIALSAERVKRGENPLFQSHMWDGSAVPMDENLVIAEELLALTAAAKIVLEIEIGVVGGEEDGIVGAIDEKLYTTPEDALATARALGVGEKGRYMTALTFGNVHGVYKPGNVKLRPEILKNAQAAVAAELGLAEGSKPFDLVFHGGSGSTEQEISDAVDYGVIKMNIDTDTQYAFTRPVAAHMLANYDGVLKVDGEVGNKKLYDPRAWGKAAEAGMAARIVEACQNLRSAGTTLGA from the coding sequence ATGCCCATCGCAACCCCCGAGCGCTACGCCGAGATGCTCGACGCCGCGAAGTCGAAGTCCTTCGCGTACCCGGCCATCAACGTGTCGTCCTCGCAGACCCTCAACGCTGCTCTGCAGGGCTTCGCCGAGGCTGGTTCCGACGGCATCATCCAGATCTCCACCGGTGGCGCCGAGTACCTCTCGGGCCCGTCGGTCAAGAACATGGTCTCCGGTTCCGCCGCCTTCGCCGCGTACGCCGCCGAGGTCGCCAAGAACTACCCGGTGAACATCGCGCTGCACACCGACCACTGCCCCAAGGACAAGCTGGACGGCTTCGTGCGTCCGCTCATCGCCCTCTCCGCCGAGCGCGTCAAGCGCGGAGAGAACCCGCTGTTCCAGTCCCACATGTGGGACGGCTCGGCCGTGCCGATGGACGAGAACCTCGTCATCGCCGAGGAGCTCCTGGCCCTCACCGCCGCCGCCAAGATCGTCCTCGAGATCGAGATCGGTGTCGTCGGTGGCGAGGAGGACGGCATCGTCGGCGCGATCGACGAGAAGCTGTACACCACCCCCGAGGACGCCCTCGCGACCGCTCGCGCCCTCGGCGTCGGCGAGAAGGGCCGCTACATGACGGCCCTCACCTTCGGCAACGTCCACGGCGTCTACAAGCCGGGCAACGTCAAGCTCCGCCCCGAGATCCTCAAGAACGCCCAGGCTGCTGTCGCCGCCGAGCTCGGCCTCGCCGAGGGCTCGAAGCCCTTCGACCTGGTCTTCCACGGTGGCTCCGGTTCCACCGAGCAGGAGATCTCCGACGCCGTCGACTACGGCGTCATCAAGATGAACATCGACACCGACACCCAGTACGCGTTCACGCGTCCGGTCGCGGCCCACATGCTCGCCAACTACGACGGCGTCCTGAAGGTCGACGGCGAGGTCGGCAACAAGAAGCTGTACGACCCCCGCGCGTGGGGCAAGGCTGCCGAGGCCGGCATGGCTGCCCGCATCGTCGAGGCCTGCCAGAACCTCCGCTCGGCCGGCACCACCCTGGGCGCCTGA
- a CDS encoding TrmH family RNA methyltransferase, which produces MPHGPAEVGLGPWPGGRDAWPEGDQYDPELLENGDRRNVVDRYRYWTMEAIVADLDTRRHSFHVAIENWQHDFNIGTIVRSANAFMAAEVHIVGNRRWNRRGAMVTDRYQHIRHHEDVPALAEYLRSIPEEDGGPVQLYGIDNLPGSFELESMEMPERVCFLFGQEGPGLSERAREVVDGTFSIAQFGSTRSINASAAAAIAMHSWVVKHADLSADAAWRG; this is translated from the coding sequence ATGCCGCACGGACCCGCCGAGGTGGGGCTGGGGCCGTGGCCCGGTGGCCGTGACGCCTGGCCCGAGGGTGATCAGTACGACCCCGAACTGCTCGAGAACGGCGACCGTCGCAACGTCGTCGACCGGTACCGGTACTGGACGATGGAGGCGATCGTCGCCGACCTCGACACCCGACGTCACTCGTTCCACGTCGCGATCGAGAACTGGCAGCACGACTTCAACATCGGGACGATCGTCCGTTCGGCCAACGCGTTCATGGCTGCCGAGGTACACATCGTCGGCAACCGCCGCTGGAACCGTCGCGGTGCGATGGTGACCGACCGCTACCAGCACATCCGTCACCACGAGGACGTCCCCGCGCTGGCCGAGTACCTGCGCTCGATCCCCGAGGAGGACGGTGGTCCGGTGCAGCTCTACGGCATCGACAACCTGCCCGGTTCGTTCGAACTGGAGTCGATGGAGATGCCTGAGCGGGTCTGCTTCCTCTTCGGCCAGGAGGGCCCGGGTCTCTCCGAGCGTGCTCGCGAGGTCGTCGACGGCACGTTCTCGATCGCGCAGTTCGGCTCCACCCGCTCGATCAACGCCTCCGCGGCCGCGGCGATCGCAATGCACTCCTGGGTCGTGAAGCACGCCGACCTCTCCGCCGACGCTGCCTGGCGCGGCTGA
- a CDS encoding DUF3151 domain-containing protein, with protein sequence MEHVDLMAGPPATRLPEDPAAAELAAGTAPAAVVKAHPASPTAWATLAEQARDAGADDVTVYAYSRVGYHRSLDMLRRNGWKGHGPVPWEHEPNRGFLRALALLALSARAIGETDEWERCSQFLRDSSAAAADELLD encoded by the coding sequence GTGGAACACGTTGACCTGATGGCCGGTCCCCCTGCGACCCGCCTCCCCGAAGACCCCGCCGCCGCCGAACTGGCTGCCGGCACCGCCCCCGCCGCCGTCGTGAAGGCTCACCCGGCGTCCCCCACCGCCTGGGCCACGCTCGCCGAGCAGGCCCGTGACGCCGGCGCCGACGACGTCACCGTCTACGCCTACTCCCGCGTCGGCTACCACCGTTCGCTCGACATGCTGCGTCGCAACGGCTGGAAGGGCCATGGCCCGGTGCCGTGGGAGCACGAGCCCAACCGCGGCTTCCTGCGCGCACTCGCCCTGCTGGCCCTCTCGGCCCGCGCGATCGGCGAGACCGACGAGTGGGAGCGTTGCTCGCAGTTCCTGCGTGACTCCTCGGCCGCCGCGGCCGACGAACTGCTGGACTGA
- a CDS encoding DedA family protein — protein sequence MSALLDPSLFLEPMLSIPGIGKIEWMDPQWLLERFGAELFWISLAIIFVECGLFFPFLPGDSLLFALGIFFAGEQIDIFPGGPIVELLFGLAFFTVAAVLGNIAGYEIGRAIGPKLYERDGKILKKKYFDQTAAFFDEHGNKALVIGRFVPFVRTYVTVVAGVTQMDRRRFFTWSLIGALAWVISITVLGYFLGSTFPALGDNIDLAILAILAFSIIPITWEFIRHKRTNSAEAEDKDHDGRPDRDILGQDVPPLPSGEAQHRKDV from the coding sequence GTGAGCGCACTCCTGGATCCGTCCCTCTTCCTCGAGCCCATGCTGTCGATCCCCGGCATCGGGAAGATCGAATGGATGGATCCCCAGTGGCTGCTGGAACGTTTCGGCGCCGAACTCTTCTGGATCAGCCTGGCGATCATCTTCGTCGAGTGCGGTCTCTTCTTCCCGTTCCTGCCCGGCGACTCCCTGCTCTTCGCGCTCGGCATCTTCTTCGCCGGTGAGCAGATCGACATCTTCCCCGGCGGACCGATCGTCGAACTCCTCTTCGGGCTCGCCTTCTTCACCGTCGCAGCAGTGCTCGGAAATATCGCCGGGTACGAGATCGGCCGGGCGATCGGCCCCAAGCTGTACGAACGTGACGGCAAGATCCTGAAGAAGAAGTACTTCGACCAGACGGCGGCGTTCTTCGACGAGCACGGCAACAAGGCGCTCGTCATCGGTCGCTTCGTTCCGTTCGTGCGCACCTACGTGACCGTCGTCGCGGGTGTCACCCAGATGGACCGTCGCCGCTTCTTCACGTGGTCGCTGATCGGCGCCCTCGCCTGGGTCATCTCGATCACCGTCCTGGGCTACTTCCTCGGCTCGACGTTCCCGGCCCTGGGCGACAACATCGACCTCGCGATCCTGGCGATCCTGGCCTTCTCGATCATCCCGATCACCTGGGAGTTCATCCGCCACAAGCGCACCAACTCCGCCGAGGCCGAGGACAAGGACCACGACGGTCGCCCCGACCGCGACATCCTCGGTCAGGACGTCCCGCCGCTGCCGTCCGGCGAAGCCCAGCACCGCAAGGACGTCTGA
- a CDS encoding diacylglycerol/lipid kinase family protein, with the protein MQSRDVEPASTAAHTTDVLVIQRASAVGSRGSDLSPALQVLGATGEVEVTHPASLAELEQVLAARGARTVVVAGGDGALHDVLSALHANADLGDVGRPGPCIALLPHGPDTGFARAHQLPFDLAAAARLLVEGVPTPVDLVTDDAGGVVANAVQLGAGEPVADVEARWKDRLEQAGVSPANLDRLEQPIGALATAFAPLGSRIRVEVDGKVINARQRVLSVAVGNANPDQTPGAQVLSGDGLVDVTITRAAPGTHRLAAGVLKLRGRQRQRHDVEHLRGRTVTVRSLRPDEPFSVSSDGEFESDVRTRTWHVLPGAYRLLLPESVASSVSGS; encoded by the coding sequence ATGCAGTCCCGAGACGTCGAGCCCGCCTCCACGGCCGCCCACACCACCGACGTGCTGGTCATCCAGCGCGCCTCCGCGGTCGGTTCCCGAGGTTCCGACCTCAGCCCCGCACTGCAGGTCCTGGGCGCGACCGGCGAGGTCGAGGTGACCCACCCGGCCTCCCTGGCCGAGCTCGAACAGGTCCTCGCGGCGCGCGGCGCCCGCACGGTCGTCGTGGCCGGCGGCGACGGTGCCCTGCACGACGTCCTGAGCGCACTGCATGCCAACGCCGACCTCGGCGACGTCGGGCGTCCCGGTCCCTGCATCGCCCTGCTCCCCCACGGTCCTGACACCGGGTTCGCCCGGGCGCACCAGCTTCCGTTCGACCTCGCCGCGGCCGCGCGCCTCCTGGTCGAGGGCGTCCCGACGCCGGTCGACCTGGTCACCGACGACGCGGGCGGTGTGGTCGCCAACGCAGTCCAACTCGGCGCCGGCGAACCGGTGGCCGACGTCGAGGCCCGCTGGAAGGACCGCCTGGAGCAGGCTGGCGTGTCGCCGGCCAACCTGGACCGTCTCGAACAGCCGATCGGCGCCCTCGCCACCGCGTTCGCCCCACTCGGTTCGCGGATCCGGGTCGAGGTGGACGGCAAGGTCATCAATGCCCGCCAGCGCGTCCTGTCGGTCGCCGTCGGCAACGCCAACCCCGACCAGACGCCCGGCGCTCAGGTCCTCTCCGGCGACGGCCTGGTCGACGTCACGATCACCCGCGCCGCACCGGGCACGCACCGTCTCGCGGCGGGCGTGCTGAAGCTGCGGGGACGTCAGCGTCAGCGTCACGACGTCGAGCACCTGCGCGGGCGCACGGTGACGGTGCGTTCGCTGCGTCCCGACGAGCCGTTCTCGGTCTCCTCCGACGGCGAGTTCGAGTCCGACGTGCGCACCCGAACCTGGCACGTCCTGCCCGGCGCCTATCGCCTGCTGCTGCCGGAGTCGGTGGCCAGCAGCGTCTCAGGGAGCTGA
- a CDS encoding DMT family transporter — protein sequence MPEVSSRPSLRLLLLAAVAPLVWSTTYIVTEKWLPDSRPMFSALMRALPMGIVLLLWRRTLPPAGWWGKAVVLGVLNIGAFFPLIYLSAYGLPGGLAGTIQALLPLAVMASAFVLVRERPTVNRLVGGVVGLVGVALMVLGTTTGITALGLFGAFASIACTSIGAVLVKRWDPPVDNLTLVSWQLVVGGVMLLPLAFAIEGAPPAIDLPAALGYLWIGVMGTGVAYWCWFTAMQQMPAGSVALISLLNPLSATVIGVVVAHEAFGLPQAVGFVLVIGGVVFGQFGNRPRPAAVTAPDSTA from the coding sequence GTGCCCGAAGTTTCCTCCCGCCCGTCCCTGCGACTGCTCCTCCTGGCCGCCGTCGCCCCCTTGGTCTGGTCGACGACGTACATCGTCACCGAGAAGTGGCTGCCCGACTCCCGGCCGATGTTCAGCGCCCTCATGCGCGCTCTGCCGATGGGCATCGTGCTGCTGCTGTGGCGCCGCACCCTGCCGCCGGCCGGCTGGTGGGGCAAGGCAGTCGTCCTCGGCGTCCTCAACATCGGTGCGTTCTTCCCACTGATCTACCTCTCCGCCTACGGTCTGCCGGGCGGTCTCGCCGGCACCATCCAGGCGCTGCTGCCACTCGCGGTGATGGCTTCGGCGTTCGTGCTGGTGCGTGAACGCCCCACCGTGAACCGTCTCGTCGGCGGTGTCGTCGGCCTGGTCGGCGTCGCGTTGATGGTGCTCGGCACCACCACCGGCATCACCGCGCTCGGCCTGTTCGGGGCGTTCGCCTCGATCGCCTGCACCTCGATCGGCGCGGTCCTGGTGAAGCGCTGGGACCCGCCGGTCGACAACCTGACGCTGGTCTCCTGGCAGCTCGTCGTCGGTGGCGTCATGCTGCTGCCGCTCGCCTTCGCGATCGAGGGTGCTCCCCCGGCGATCGACCTGCCCGCTGCGCTGGGCTACCTGTGGATCGGTGTCATGGGCACCGGTGTCGCGTACTGGTGCTGGTTCACGGCGATGCAGCAGATGCCGGCCGGCAGTGTCGCACTGATCAGCCTGCTCAACCCGCTCTCCGCGACCGTGATCGGCGTGGTCGTGGCGCACGAGGCGTTCGGTCTGCCGCAGGCGGTCGGCTTTGTGCTGGTGATCGGTGGCGTCGTCTTCGGGCAGTTCGGCAACCGTCCCCGGCCCGCCGCAGTCACGGCCCCGGACTCGACTGCGTAA
- a CDS encoding MFS transporter translates to MTRTTSSPDGTAGGRPASETMENPWPALWAIVLGFFMLLVDTSILTVATPAIMADLDAGVNEVIWVTSAYLLAYVVPLLICGRLGDRFGPKRVYLVGLVLFTVSSLLCATATSIGALIAFRALQGLGAAAVSPQTMAIITRIFPRERRGQAMALWGAAAGLATLTGPLLGGVLVDHLGWEWIFFVNIPVGVVGFVLAMKLVPNLSTHPHRFDVPGVVLFGVGMLALVLGIQEAGENGWGPAIGSVTVWQLILVGLVVLVAFVVWQARNRNEPLMPLELFRDRNFSTSNVAIATVSFAFTSMGFPLMLYAQAVRGWSPTESGLLMAPLALASMLLAGVVGRATDRVHPKWITAVGFGLATAAMASLCLLLTPDVAVWKAIVVLAVMGCGAACLWGPLSATANRNLPMHQAGAGAGVYNTTRQIGAVLGSAVAALLLDARLRAHGLAAAEGGAETTSVSTDGVMPPAVMQAYTDVFRETLWVVPAVLVLGLVTVMFLERPKHMGAAPGAPKPPKPSGDDAKERDVPYIPPTTPGRTGHPNHLWNQ, encoded by the coding sequence GTGACCCGGACGACCTCCTCCCCCGACGGCACCGCCGGCGGCAGGCCTGCGTCGGAAACGATGGAGAACCCTTGGCCCGCCCTCTGGGCGATCGTCCTGGGCTTCTTCATGCTGCTGGTCGACACCTCGATCCTGACGGTGGCGACCCCGGCGATCATGGCCGATCTCGACGCCGGCGTGAACGAGGTCATCTGGGTCACCAGCGCCTACCTGCTGGCCTACGTCGTGCCGCTGCTGATCTGCGGACGCCTGGGCGACAGGTTCGGCCCCAAACGCGTCTACCTGGTGGGGCTGGTGCTCTTCACCGTCAGCTCCCTGCTGTGCGCCACCGCCACCAGCATCGGCGCGCTGATCGCGTTCCGGGCCCTGCAGGGCCTGGGCGCTGCCGCCGTCTCCCCGCAGACAATGGCGATCATCACCCGCATCTTCCCGCGTGAACGACGCGGCCAGGCGATGGCGCTCTGGGGCGCCGCCGCCGGACTCGCGACCCTGACCGGCCCGCTGCTCGGTGGCGTCCTGGTGGACCACCTGGGCTGGGAGTGGATCTTCTTCGTCAACATCCCCGTCGGCGTCGTCGGGTTCGTCCTGGCGATGAAGCTGGTCCCGAACCTCTCCACCCACCCGCACCGCTTCGACGTCCCGGGCGTCGTCCTGTTCGGCGTGGGCATGCTGGCCCTCGTTCTGGGCATCCAGGAAGCCGGCGAGAACGGCTGGGGCCCGGCGATCGGCTCCGTCACGGTGTGGCAGTTGATCCTGGTCGGGCTCGTCGTCCTGGTCGCGTTCGTGGTGTGGCAGGCCCGCAACCGCAACGAGCCGCTGATGCCGCTCGAACTCTTCCGCGACCGCAACTTCTCCACCTCCAACGTGGCGATCGCGACCGTCTCGTTCGCGTTCACCTCGATGGGTTTCCCGCTGATGCTCTACGCCCAGGCAGTGCGCGGCTGGTCCCCCACCGAGTCTGGTCTGCTGATGGCGCCGCTGGCGCTGGCCTCGATGCTCCTGGCCGGCGTCGTCGGTAGGGCCACCGACCGGGTGCACCCGAAGTGGATCACCGCCGTCGGGTTCGGGTTGGCGACCGCCGCGATGGCGTCGCTGTGCCTGCTCCTGACGCCCGACGTCGCGGTCTGGAAGGCGATCGTCGTGCTGGCCGTCATGGGCTGCGGCGCCGCCTGCCTGTGGGGTCCGCTCTCGGCGACCGCCAACCGCAACCTGCCGATGCACCAGGCCGGAGCCGGTGCCGGCGTCTACAACACCACGCGTCAGATCGGAGCCGTGCTCGGTTCCGCCGTCGCGGCCCTGCTGCTCGACGCCCGCCTGCGCGCCCACGGACTCGCAGCGGCTGAGGGCGGCGCCGAGACGACGTCGGTCTCCACCGACGGCGTCATGCCGCCCGCAGTGATGCAGGCCTACACCGACGTCTTCCGTGAGACGTTGTGGGTGGTCCCGGCCGTCCTCGTGCTGGGTCTGGTGACGGTGATGTTCCTGGAACGTCCCAAGCACATGGGCGCAGCTCCCGGCGCCCCGAAGCCGCCCAAGCCGTCCGGCGACGACGCGAAGGAACGCGACGTCCCGTACATCCCGCCGACGACGCCCGGACGCACCGGCCACCCGAACCACCTCTGGAACCAGTAG